The Hevea brasiliensis isolate MT/VB/25A 57/8 chromosome 1, ASM3005281v1, whole genome shotgun sequence genome has a window encoding:
- the LOC110644245 gene encoding ankyrin repeat-containing protein At5g02620 codes for MEPTAPLHNPAPRKKMTKQLTGKKDDTPMHSAARAGNLAAVMEIFSDTLGEELTELLEKQNQSGETALYVAAEYGYVDLVREMIKYYDLAGAGIKARNGFDAFHIAAKQGDLDMLAILMEAHPELAMTVDSSNTTALHTAATQGHIEIVNFLLNAGSSLATIARSNGKTALHSAARNGHLEVIRALVAMEPGIVTRIDKKGQTALHMAVKGQNVEVVQELINAEPSSVNIVDTKGNTALHIATRKGRVQIVHLLLKHNETDIKAVNKTGETAFDTAEKTGHPDIAEILQEHGVQSAKFIKPQATNPARELKQTVSDIRHEVHNQLEHTRQTRRRVQGIAKRVNKMHAEGLNNAINSTTVVAVLIATVAFAAIFTVPGQYVDDVNDIPPGQSLGEANIAPKAPFIIFFIFDSIALFISLAVVVVQTSVVAIESKAKKQMMAIINKLMWIACALISVAFLALSFIVVGKHEKWLAISVTIVGASIMVTTLGTMCYWVIKHRIEASNMRSIRRSSFGSRSRSLSMSMMSDTDILNNEYKKMYAI; via the exons ATGGAGCCAACAGCTCCTCTGCATAATCCAGCTCCTCGGAAAAAGATGACCAAGCAATTGACAGGGAAAAAAGATGATACACCAATGCATTCTGCAGCTAGAGCAGGAAATCTGGCTGCTGTAATGGAAATCTTTTCTGATACCTTGGGGGAAGAATTGACGGAATTGTTAGAGAAGCAAAACCAGTCAGGAGAGACTGCCCTTTATGTAGCTGCTGAATATGGTTATGTTGATTTAGTTAGGGAAATGATTAAATATTATGATCTTGCTGGTGCTGGTATCAAAGCAAGAAATGGGTTTGATGCATTCCACATTGCTGCCAAGCAAGGTGATTTAG ATATGTTGGCAATTCTAATGGAGGCCCATCCAGAATTGGCTATGACTGTTGATTCATCAAACACTACGGCTTTACATACGGCTGCGACACAAGGGCATATAGAGATAGTGAATTTTTTGTTGAATGCAGGGAGTAGCCTGGCAACCATTGCTAGAAGCAATGGGAAAACTGCCTTGCATTCTGCAGCTAGAAATGGACATTTGGAGGTTATTAGGGCACTTGTGGCGATGGAGCCTGGGATAGTGACAAGGATAGATAAAAAGGGGCAGACAGCACTTCACATGGCAGTGAAGGGGCAAAATGTTGAGGTGGTACAGGAATTGATAAATGCAGAACCTTCATCGGTGAACATAGTTGATACCAAGGGCAACACAGCATTGCATATAGCAACTCGGAAAGGAAGAGTTCAG ATTGTGCACTTGCTACTCAAGCACAACGAAACAGACATAAAAGCTGTCAATAAGACTGGTGAAACTGCATTTGATACTGCTGAGAAAACTGGACACCCAGATATTGCAGAAATTTTGCAGGAACATGGGGTTCAGAGTGCCAAATTTATTAAGCCACAAGCAACAAATCCTGCAAGAGAATTGAAACAAACTGTGAGTGACATAAGACATGAAGTTCACAACCAGTTGGAACACACCCGTCAAACTCGCAGGCGAGTGCAAGGCATTGCTAAACGCGTTAACAAAATGCATGCAGAAGGTCTTAACAATGCCATCAACTCGACAACTGTTGTAGCCGTCCTCATTGCCACAGTAGCCTTTGCTGCAATCTTCACTGTCCCTGGCCAATATGTCGATGATGTGAATGATATTCCCCCAGGACAATCTCTTGGGGAAGCAAATATTGCTCCAAAAGCTCCATTTATAATATTCTTCATCTTCGATTCTATTGCTCTCTTCATTTCTCTAGCTGTTGTGGTGGTGCAAACATCAGTTGTTGCAATAGAAAGCAAGGCAAAGAAGCAGATGATGGCGATTATTAACAAGTTGATGTGGATAGCTTGTGCACTTATATCAGTAGCATTCTTGGCTCTGTCATTTATTGTGGTGGGAAAACATGAGAAATGGTTGGCAATTAGTGTTACAATCGTAGGAGCAAGTATAATGGTTACAACTCTGGGAACAATGTGTTACTGGGTAATAAAGCATCGGATTGAAGCCTCAAATATGAGGAGCATACGAAGATCATCATTCGGAAGCAGGTCTCGTTCACTTTCAATGTCAATGATGTCAGATACAGATATCTTAAACAATGAATATAAGAAAATGTATGCAATTTAA